GATATATTCATATTGTTGTAGTTAGTTACAGCGCATCATCAATGAGAAAATACATATTATATAaagtaatattttataaataatattatattcttattgccaattaaaaaaatgtactgtaattttgatttttatggtttatgaatttttaaaaagtttttaccTCACAAACAAGAATATTTGATAGCAAAATATTATATGCATATTTTCATCGAATATTGCCTATTGTACTTCAAAaagtgtataaatatataaaacataggAAATTGCTGAATACCTCATGATAATTTTTTATACATTAcgttttctaaataatttatgtTGATTCACTTATTATTACTGGTATCAAGTTATGTTTCACGTGTTTCTATGGTTGTCAATAGTGGCTCGTGGTCCGTTCTTTTATTTGAGCGATTCATTCAAAGAACCGACTCCTAAGAATCTTTCGTTAATGAATAGAACTACAACAAAAAAACCAGCTAAATAATGGTTCGCAACTTATTGCCCCCCTTTTTGAGTTCTTACCcagtatttgtatttaatgatATTCGATTCCGACTGAAAAAGCACAACAAATAGGGTAAAAAAATCCAGTGCCGCAGTAGATAGCGGTAGATGCATGGCGCTCTGCAGGCGTTTGCAAAGGCCATTGCTTCCATAATgtttctgtaatgttttttgCATGCACTGTTACAGTCAGCCTTGCATCTCCTAATACAACAGAACCGGTCATTTAAGAACGAGTTTATTGTGAAAAGCGAAATTAGCATATTTTAACAGGATTAATTCAACGCGAACCGACGCCGGATTTAACtaatcttttaaaacaccaacactacatttttttttttactaataaaAAACGCAATTTTAATGCAATTTCCCATCGTTAGCTCAACTACATAAAATGAGCTTCTGCCTTTACATTGTAGAAAATACATGCAAACAAGCAACACAAAGAAAGGCAACCAACCTTTCATGCTCTTTCTTTTCAGCACCAATGAACTACGATTCAGGAGGACTCATAAACTAAACAAATGGAGTTTCCTTTTCCGTTTCCGATAAAAGCCTCTTCGACGTCTTTCTGGATATGTGGTTATGTAAAGACAATCGCTccaatatgtaaatatatgttaaataattattttccgCACACGATGTAGCATATCAAACCATCGATTACATACGGGTACAGATACAACTTTTATCATAATCCAAATTTACACTGCAAAAGTCATGCGTCTAAATATCTAATATTACATTAACTGATAACAAAACCGTAGAAATTATTAATGTTAGGTAGCctaaatgtgaaattataaaataaaaaaggctaaataaataaataaataaataacctatTTAAATATACCAATTCTGAAACCAAAATGGTAATCAATTAAACATATCATGACAGTGGCTGATCTGGCACCAAGCATAATGTTGTTTCAGCTACAGGTTTCATAAATGAACAAATTACATAGGGAAAATATTTTACAGAATTGTATTAACCATGGTTAAtgttaatatataaatgtaGCCTAGTACATCATTGTTAATTACGTTCATTCGTATTATAGATTATGAACtgattttaatgtaattattgGTTTGTTAAACTGAACCATGTATAAAATGAATAttgtcctacactgtaaaaaaaaaaatgttgttttttgttggtttaacttaaaaaagtaagtaacctggttgccttaaaattttgagtttattgaaatgaaaaatttgagatgatacaatgaaggaaatttgtttaataaattcaaaattcaaaatattaatgtatctgaaccacataaaaaattgataaatcatgaaaatagcactatttggcatgtttcactgcgtcatcagaaataaaacacacacaattacccaatatgcttacaaaatcttttaataatattttaataaaggttgtcaaatctcaaaaaaatgtcattgtattaactcaaaattttaatttcaatgaactcaaaattttaaggcaaccaggtaactttttttctaaataattttttacagtgtactaataAATGCAAAATAGAAAAATTatggttaatttttttatgtaagctATATTGAATTAACTTAGCATTGAACCTTGTAAATGAtcaaaataataacataaaCCACAATAACTCCATTCACATTTTAAGATTTATTTATATGACCACATATGACAGTTGAAAGACAAGTGTGGCATTTTTGTCCCTCACCAAGCTTTATTTTTGATGTAAATTTAACATGTCTGAGCTTTCTGCCTAAAGCaatcaatgtattttaatttgttcAGTCCTCCATCAGTTTTACCACTTAATCAGTTTACTGGAGACTTAGAAAGGTGTCACTATTGCGTTTATTGATGCAATGTAGAATGTGTTTACATCAGAATGTATTATTTACAGTACACTAACAATACACAATGGCTACATTAAAAAAGGCCACAAActactgttttttttagtttatacaGTGCATTCACCAAAAATCTGtattgaaaaaaaacaacaactgtattCAATAGATGAATTAAGGAAAACAATGAAATACAGAGGAAGCTGATTATAATATTAACAATACAACAAAAAATTGTTACACTACTGATCAGatatgaaactttttttttaaatgttttcatctattcaaaaaaaaaaagttttactttttaaaaatgtactcaaaCTGCTGCCTCATAGcgtctttttttaaactcattttTAATAGCATATGCAGCAATAAAGGGAAGAAGTAGATCCAAATTTTATGTATGCAGAAAAGGTATCGGTTTCTGCTCTAGATCATCATCCATgtcatttgttgttgttgttattgttgatGATGATGCGTCAGGCACTGGCCCTAAAATGTGGTGAACCCTTCTTGTGTGATTTTTAAGGGACACTATGTCAGGATAGCTGCGCTGGCAAATCTGACACTTGTATAGATTGTGTTGAGCTATTCCCCTCGACAGCTCAAGACCACCCACAATACCATGGACTCTCCTTCTGTGGTTTCGGAGTGACTGTACATCTGGATAGCTGCGTGCacaaatgtgacactgaaactGATTGTGAGTGCTGTTTTGCTCAGTTCCCTTTGATGGCTGAAACGCAGTACCAACAATACGATGCACTCTTCTTCTGTggttttttaatgatttaatgtCACAATAGGAGCGGGAGCATATCTGGCACTGAAACTGGCCTGAACGGACCGGTTCTATGGCACCCACATTTGGTTGTTTAGGCCGGTGAACTTTCCTTAAGTGATCCTTCAGGGACTGAAGCTTTGGATAATTGCGAAGGCAAATAGGACATTGAAAAGGAGTAGCTGGACTGCTTTGCATGGCTGCCTGAGACGACTGTTCCGGTGTGTCCTCCACTGGCCTCATTCTGTTAAGGAGTCCATGAACATTTCTTTTATGCTCCTCGAGTGCCTGAGGTGTTGGACAATTATGGTCACAAATCTGACACGTCACCCCAGCTTGCCTGCTGTGCGAGACCAGGTGTCTTTTGAGCCCATCTAGACAACTGAACCAACGCACACATACCGGGCATCGAATTGGTTTAAATGCGGGTTTACAGGTATTGCTTTGAATGTGAACTTTAAGGGTCAGTGAGTTGTGGAATGTTGCACCACAACGAGAGCAGgtgtgtttcctctgtcctgCAGTATCTCCTTTGCAACGTAACCGTATGTGTCTTAATAAGGAACTGCGGAGACTGAAGTTCTTTTTGCATTTATGGCAAGTCAAGGTCTCTGGAAATGACTTGTGGTTCACATGTTGAGGTGACAAGAGTGCAGACGGTTGTGCTTTGTTAAGCGCTGGAAAACCTGCAGATTGTTGAGGTCGAGTCGAAGCATGTGATGGTACTGTTTGAGAAAATGAACGAGGTTGTTGCTGAGAACCTCTTTGCTCATTTGCTGGGATTTTAGATTGCTTGTGCAATTGCTGATGTGCTTCAAAATCCATCCACGACTGCAAGTTCTCACCACAGTGTGGACAAATGTAGGACTCCTGCGCATGCACCTGCAGATGTTCAAAGAGAAGTCGAGGACAAGTGAATGAGGCTCCGCATTCGCAAGTTACCCTTCTTGGGAGCACAGATGGAAGTGACATGATCCCCCAGTTTCTGCTACTGCTAGTTTGAGTGTTCTCCTGTTGGGCTGCTTGGTTTTCTGTAGATGGAGACAGGACAAATAAGTTTTCCTGAGCTGCAGGTGTTGTTTTAGACTCCACAGTTCTAGAACTTTCTACTGAATCAGGTTTTTTTGCATGGCACCATTTTCTCCTGTGCTTATTTAAATTGTCTTTGCGGCTGAAAAACTTGCCACATTGAGGACATGGAAACCTTTTAATTGGCCCAGGCAAATTAGATGATGTATTTTCAACATTTTGCTCCAATTGTCTCGCCTCACAAATCTTCAAGTGCTCCTTTAGTGTAAATAGGCGGGAGTAGCTTTTCTGGCACCCGTTGCAAACAAACCGCTTCACACCTTTATTAGTCACATGCACCTGAAAACCATGACAAGGTACTGCTGAATTAATTTCCTTGTCCTCAGGTAGATCTACAATGACAACAtcctcatcttcatcacagtcaTCTTTAGCCATGTCTGTAAAATCATCCTCATCGGAGTCCTTTTGATCGACATCTATTAGTATATCAATTTCAGCATCATCCAATGGCATGGTCCACTGCTTTTCAACCAATTTATCTTTTTCCTCTACTTTCATTTCAACCATGTTGGCTGGTACTTCAACAGAGTTTTCAGTTGGTTTAGAGTTAGAAACACTGGCAAAAGTGGGCTGAAGGGTTTCTGGCATACTTAATGGATTCTTCAGCTGCATCTTCAACCCAGTCTGATTTTTCTTGTCAATAGAAAATTCTGTATTCTGTTCCTCCATCTTTATTATCTCTGTGCCTACGCCAATATGTATATGCTGTTTTGTCATTTGGGTCTTTGGTACAGTTGAGTCTTGCTTCGCTCTACTACACTCTTCCATATTTTGGAGCTTGATGTGACCTTGGTTGCCAAGAGTGGATGAGGATTTCAGAGACGCTTTATAAGGACAGTTATGAATTTTGAGGCGGTGCCTTCGTGTGTAGCCACGCTTGCAGAAAGAGCAGTAGAACAGTTTTGCCAGTTGATCTGTAGGGCTGATCGGAGTCACAGACTTCTTTCCAGATGACTGAGAGTTTATAGCATCTGTGTCAGCGCAGACATGGTTTTCTGGGACAGAGATTACAGTTATCACAAACTCTTGGCAACAAAGACAAAACTTAACTCTCTCTTTCTTGTGCAAGGCATGATGCATTATCAAGCTgtctacagtttggaaaacccGACGGCAGAGCCTACACTGAAGTTTGCCTTCAACGTTGTCACGGCCAAAAAGTTTTTGACGAGTCTCAAGAACTACCACAGGGCAGAGAGTTTGTGTCACGGATATAATCTTCCCCTTCTTTGACAACATCTTTCCAGTTTTCACACTGAACACATTGTCTTTTTTCAGATTGGATTGATTCTCCAGTGGCACTGGCTTTGATATCATCATGGCAGGTGTGGGTTGAATTGGTGCTCTTGGCGCAACTTTTCTGGGGGGCAAGTTCCTCTGTTTCATTTGGACGGGTTGTTTATGACTCATGTAGGCAGATGCTAGCATCTTCAGGATTGACTTCTTATTAAATGCAGTTGATTCTTCACAAGATTCTGGTGATTTCTCATTGTCATGCACAGAATGGTTTACCACGTTTAAAGTGTCCTTCTCAAGAGTCTGCACTTGCTCTTCTCCTTCCACGTTGGAGGATTTTAAAGTGTCCTCCTCAAGGATCTGCATTTGCTCTTCACCTACCATGTTGGAGGATTTTAaagtgtcttgctcaaggatcTGCACTTGCTCTTCTCCTACCACGTTGGAGGATTTTAACGTGTCCATATAGAGGATCTGCCCTTGTTCTTCTCCTACCACGTCAAAGGATTTTAAAGTGTCCATTTCAAGAATCTGCGCTTGCTCTTCTCCTACCACATCAGAGGACTTTGAAGTGTCCATCTCACTTATCTCCACTTGCTTTTCTCCTACCATGTTAGAGGGTTCTAAAATGTCCATATCGTGGATTTGCACTTGCTCTTCTCCTACCACATCAAAGGATTTTAAAGTGTCCATCTCATGGATCTGCCCTTGCTCTTCTCCTACCAAGTCAGAGGATTTTAAAGTGTCCATCTCATGGATCTGCACGTGCTCTGCAGAAGATTCAGTCTTGATGTCAATATTTGAATTAGGTCGTGCACTTTCTGATTTTTCATTAGAATGGGATAGTGAGACACTGTGAAAAACTTTGTCGCAGACAGGACGGCTAGTGTCTATTTTGCCATCTGGCACAATAGCAATCTTACCCAAATCTGATTTGTCCTTATTTTCTAGCCCATGTTGCTTTTTGTGGTCCTCAAGAGCTGTAAAACAACTAAACTCCTCACCACATTCACATATGTTTTGGGCTGGAGAGGCTGGTGAGGCCGACATTATACAGTGGTGTTTTTCAAGGAGATCCTTGCTTGCAAATAAGTTTCCGCAGCTGTCACAAGTAGGTAGTGTTGATTCTGTCTGGCAAGAGATTTCACTTGCATGAGTCGCTTGGTGCACCAGGAGTGATGCCAAATTATGAAATGAGGCTGAACACGCCACGCAACTGTACGTTTTAGGACTCCCAGCAGACTTTGTTTCTTGAAGTCCAAGCATTTTGCAGGTGCCAGAAGATTCCTCTGCCGaatgttacatttaaaaagtgTTATCAAGGTCTTTGTTAATGTTGAGTACCTCCTAAAAAagaaagcaaataaataaaattagtgGCATAGTACATGTTTTCAAATGTTGTTTACAGGCCTATAACTTcagtaaaatacaatataataccatcaaaaacacacaaactctAATCCGTtgtcaattaaaataaaacattggttTAAcctgatgcattaaattgaaatACAGTGGTGCTTAAAAGTTTGTGAACCCCTTGAATCTGTGGATAATTTGAACAAAAGACGGATCATAGAAAATGccgttttttaaatttttatttagtaATGTCCtggatattttatatatgtttgcatatacaggtccttctaaaaaaatagcgtatttcatccgaccaataaaaaaaaaaaagtgtttttaatacaaaaaagtcaatcttcaaataattatgttcagttatacactcaatacttggtcgggaatccttttgcagaaatgactgcttcaatgcggcgtggcatggaggcgatcagcctgtggcactgctgaggtgttatggaggcccaggatgcttcgatagcggccttaagctcatccagagtgttgggtcttgcgtctctcaactttctcttcacaatatcccacagattctctatggggttcaggtcaggagagttggcaggccaattgagcacagtaataccatggtcagtaaaccattttccagtggttttggcactgtgagcaggtgcctggtcgtgctgaaaaacaaaatcttcatctccataaagcttttcaacagatggaagcatgaagtgctccaaaatctcctgatagctagctgcattgaccctgcccttgataaaacacagtggaccaacaccagcagctgacatggcaccccagaccatcactgactgtggttacttgacactggacttcaggcattttggcatttccttctccccagtcttcctccagactctggcaacttgatttccgaatgacatgcaaaatttgctttcatccaaaaaaaagcactttggaccactgagcaacagtccagggCTGCTTCTCTGTAGAAGAAGCAGCCCTGTGTCTAAAGTGGCttgatgtttctactccagactcagtccactgcttccgcaggtcccccaaggtctggaatcggtccttctccacaatcttcctcagggtccggtcacctcttctcgttgtgcagcgttttttgccacactttttccttcccacagacttccagctgaggtgccttgatacagcactctgggaacagcctattcattcagaaatttctttctgtgtcttaccctctcgatTGAGGGTGTCAaagatggccttctggacatcATTGAGACACAGAGAGGTAAACTGTACTTAATTTGTCTTTGAGCAAATATCTTCTGTTGCTTCCGAAGGGTactaaatgaaaaaaagaaaaaagctagCCGTTGTGCTTCACTCGTATCATTATATTCACGTAAAACAGCATTTACATACAAAAAAGAAATTGTTTGGCCAACCACCGCCGGTGCTACTCAGCAACCACGGTGGTGTGGTTGTCACGTTCACCAGCACAGTTCTTGACCACAATGGTAGAAAAACTGCAACGTCATAGCTCTAGGACCgtaccaaataaaaatataacagGAATTTTGTATGATAACCCTTTTTTtgctttgttgtttttttattattatatttttttaacagattctgcaaaagGTTTACAAATTTTCAAGCACCACTGTAtactgtataataataattaaaaaaaattgatatagGGTAAACATAACTATTAAGCTCAAGTACCCATTAAGCACACTACTATCTTTGAGCTcagattataaaaagaaaaaaaatatttatcatccTACTCGGTGTCTTAACTAAATGATGCCTTTGTTACTATATACTACCTATAATTTCAAGCTAATCAGACCATTGCATACTGAGATATGTATTAATGTGTTCACGCTGTCTGCCCAGCCATTTTGAAAGCTGTCTGAAAACTTTCACCAAAAAAGTAGCCCCTTAAATGTGCATTTTTTAGACATTTAAGCCTTCATTTTAATTGCTTACTGCAAAATTAAGATATTAATGTTTAGACTTTTGCATATTATAACCTGGCTGGAACCTGGATGTGGGAAATAATTACAGTTTGATCCAAAAGATAGCACAGATAACGCATGCTGACAGTTTGTACTAGGCAAATGcacacaatgtaaaaaataaaaacagaaaatgcactggtaattttctgccagtacattatccagtaattttacggaaatttccgttaacccttaaaacacaaactaatgctgtgtaattcaaaatacaggtaaaacctgtaaaaaaaaacaatacagaaaattccttttatttaaaaagtagcctacattgtgccctatttttatggattttttacagtgtagagtaaCGGCGGAGctcagcgttttgactgaataaTAGTTTATTTCTCACAAAACCTTATGCCTCCTGGACACTTTCCATATATGGTGCGTGTCTAGCTGTATCATTGCGTCATATTTTTGCataatttttataatgttttaccATGGTCGCTATccactagggctgtcaaaattgttCAAAAATTACGTttgaatattccctctaaaacaaacacgaatattcaaactattcgaacatctggttgcgcattttgtcaatgacggacaaattaatacaaagagacataactacttaaatagtttgtctatttaagtttatacatatttgacaacgtattacttacacaaaaacaagtagattgttattataaattatataattattattatatagaattattatatattatatataaattaactaatggccaagagcgcagacctctctctctcatccTTACGCTCTGCGGATAatggtttaaatgaacaaactttgagtgaTGATCAAGAattttgtgcaagcaatttaaggtcgcCAAGCATCGCGACTCCTGTCCCAAAAgtagcaggcttcattcagtgattgaaacaaatattattaatattaattgaagttttacagTATATTGAGCGCTCCGAGCTGTGCTGTGCTGtgaatattcgttgacagccctactaTCCACTGCCATAATAGGAGGGAGTGCGTGCAgaactatttttaaaatgacttcTTTTGAGGTCCGACAGGGATAGAAGGACATAGGGCATTGAATCAACAGCAAGGTGAGATGGCTTTAATTTcatttcagggtgaactatccctttaaagtcctCATTAAATCAAAATTGCCCCTATTTACTTTCTTAGCACACATTACAGGTCCTAGGGTGAACAATAAAtctgtgcaagttaatacacagaaaaaaatagtttgttgCGGTAATCTTTAACCAAAATCTGAAAAGCTACTTCCGGATTGGAAACAGCTTTCCTTCTCAGGTGACGGCAGTTTGACGGCTTAGGTTTTAAATTGCTTAACCACTCCCCTCTATCGTTCGTCTGCTATGAGCGAGGAGGAGCACTGAGGAGGATCCCTGCCCTCTATTCAAATTTTgcgtttcacttggaaatacgtcacagcactgaCGAAATCTCACTTGCAACTTCTgcttcactgggactttaaatttaatttaataatatttattaattaaaaaaggcTTGCTGTTCAAATAAAGTTCAGTGTAATCCCTTTAAGTTCATCCACACTGAACAGCTATGTAATACTTCATAAACATACTTTAAATATGAACTAATGGGTGTCACTTCAAGTTaatctttaaaaatgttgttaaaataaacacaaattttccccaaaaaacATGTTGTTAGCTTGATGGGAACAGGGGTGTGCTTAAAGAGTACAGTACCCATTAAGCACAGCAAGACTTTTTGCATTTAATGATGTATATCTTAATTTAAAcgttttgtcatttaaaatataaaataaaatattattttgtgagggactaatcttttatttttaacataactTCTTGTACTCAAACCAAAAAACCCTGTGCACTAAAATGTCCCAATGTAGATTTTGGTGACCTTAATAGGTACGTGTACCCTAAGTGCTTAATAAAAGGTACAGTCTATTATACAGAGTATATTTTTAACAAGTTATGCAAGTAGAACGTGCTTAGCAAAAACATATTGTTGAAAAGAAACTGCTAATGTTAAttcttcataatcatgacatttgaaaaaaaagaagaaaaaattaaaTGGTGTAATTTATTTGAGTAGCCTACTTTTTtactttgatttaaaaaaaacagatgaatactaaaatagcattaaaaaaaacttggcACACTAAATACTTTTGAAAGATTTATGCGTTTTACTATCTCGTACATCCACATGTGTCAACCTCAGCGAGCATGCATATTTAAatgagaaaaacattttttctctctcagaAAACTCAGCTAGTACAATTAAAACTGCAGCGCTGCTCTCGTTTCGAAGTAAAGTGTTCAATTGTTGGTTACAAATAGCTAACGTTTCAAATGTAACAACAATAGAGAAGAGAAAGAGGCAATACGGTTCATACCATGCTTCGATTTTGATAGGCCTGGCCGTTTCCAGTGGCTCTTTACTCAAATAAACACCAtgccaaaaacaaaataaataaataaatataacacaTCACCAGGGTAATCTGCAGACCACTCGCTGATTTAGCTTTAGAAGATAATTTAAAGAGCGTGAAAATGACACAAACATGCCAATAACAAGCACTGCAATGGATGCTGCAGACTTAGCACCAGACTAATATGTTTGACTATACAGTCAGCCTCCAACATCTAAACGCGAACGACACCTCTTTA
This DNA window, taken from Pseudorasbora parva isolate DD20220531a chromosome 7, ASM2467924v1, whole genome shotgun sequence, encodes the following:
- the im:7147486 gene encoding uncharacterized protein im:7147486, with product MLGLQETKSAGSPKTYSCVACSASFHNLASLLVHQATHASEISCQTESTLPTCDSCGNLFASKDLLEKHHCIMSASPASPAQNICECGEEFSCFTALEDHKKQHGLENKDKSDLGKIAIVPDGKIDTSRPVCDKVFHSVSLSHSNEKSESARPNSNIDIKTESSAEHVQIHEMDTLKSSDLVGEEQGQIHEMDTLKSFDVVGEEQVQIHDMDILEPSNMVGEKQVEISEMDTSKSSDVVGEEQAQILEMDTLKSFDVVGEEQGQILYMDTLKSSNVVGEEQVQILEQDTLKSSNMVGEEQMQILEEDTLKSSNVEGEEQVQTLEKDTLNVVNHSVHDNEKSPESCEESTAFNKKSILKMLASAYMSHKQPVQMKQRNLPPRKVAPRAPIQPTPAMMISKPVPLENQSNLKKDNVFSVKTGKMLSKKGKIISVTQTLCPVVVLETRQKLFGRDNVEGKLQCRLCRRVFQTVDSLIMHHALHKKERVKFCLCCQEFVITVISVPENHVCADTDAINSQSSGKKSVTPISPTDQLAKLFYCSFCKRGYTRRHRLKIHNCPYKASLKSSSTLGNQGHIKLQNMEECSRAKQDSTVPKTQMTKQHIHIGVGTEIIKMEEQNTEFSIDKKNQTGLKMQLKNPLSMPETLQPTFASVSNSKPTENSVEVPANMVEMKVEEKDKLVEKQWTMPLDDAEIDILIDVDQKDSDEDDFTDMAKDDCDEDEDVVIVDLPEDKEINSAVPCHGFQVHVTNKGVKRFVCNGCQKSYSRLFTLKEHLKICEARQLEQNVENTSSNLPGPIKRFPCPQCGKFFSRKDNLNKHRRKWCHAKKPDSVESSRTVESKTTPAAQENLFVLSPSTENQAAQQENTQTSSSRNWGIMSLPSVLPRRVTCECGASFTCPRLLFEHLQVHAQESYICPHCGENLQSWMDFEAHQQLHKQSKIPANEQRGSQQQPRSFSQTVPSHASTRPQQSAGFPALNKAQPSALLSPQHVNHKSFPETLTCHKCKKNFSLRSSLLRHIRLRCKGDTAGQRKHTCSRCGATFHNSLTLKVHIQSNTCKPAFKPIRCPVCVRWFSCLDGLKRHLVSHSRQAGVTCQICDHNCPTPQALEEHKRNVHGLLNRMRPVEDTPEQSSQAAMQSSPATPFQCPICLRNYPKLQSLKDHLRKVHRPKQPNVGAIEPVRSGQFQCQICSRSYCDIKSLKNHRRRVHRIVGTAFQPSKGTEQNSTHNQFQCHICARSYPDVQSLRNHRRRVHGIVGGLELSRGIAQHNLYKCQICQRSYPDIVSLKNHTRRVHHILGPVPDASSSTITTTTNDMDDDLEQKPIPFLHT